One genomic segment of Nocardia spumae includes these proteins:
- a CDS encoding ABC transporter permease, which translates to MIAADSAVMFRRCARHTLRSPDTLIISLLMPILVMMLFTYVFGGAIEVGGSYLDYVVPGIMLLCTGFGASITATAVSADMTKGSIDRFRTLPMFRQAILAGHVAEGVARNLGAIAVAVAVAVVLGYRPQADVLGWLGALAMIVLFVVAISWIAVALGLVAKNPEAAGGMTYAIMFVPYISSAFVRTETMPGWLRGFADYQPATPVVDTVRGLLNSTGIGTGAGLAVLWCAGLAALGFGVASVVFDRLSRR; encoded by the coding sequence ATGATCGCCGCCGATTCGGCGGTCATGTTCCGGCGCTGCGCCCGGCACACCCTGCGCAGTCCGGACACCCTGATCATCTCGTTGCTGATGCCGATCCTGGTGATGATGCTGTTCACCTACGTCTTCGGCGGCGCGATCGAGGTGGGCGGATCCTACCTGGACTATGTGGTTCCCGGAATCATGTTGCTGTGCACCGGATTCGGTGCGTCGATCACGGCGACGGCGGTCTCGGCCGATATGACCAAGGGCAGTATCGACCGGTTCCGCACGCTGCCGATGTTCCGGCAGGCGATTCTGGCGGGACATGTGGCGGAGGGGGTGGCCCGCAATCTCGGCGCCATCGCGGTCGCGGTCGCGGTGGCGGTGGTGCTGGGTTATCGCCCGCAGGCGGATGTGCTGGGCTGGCTGGGTGCGCTGGCCATGATCGTGCTGTTCGTGGTGGCGATCTCGTGGATCGCGGTCGCCCTCGGGTTGGTGGCCAAGAATCCGGAGGCGGCCGGTGGGATGACCTACGCGATCATGTTCGTCCCGTATATCAGCAGCGCTTTCGTGCGCACCGAGACGATGCCCGGCTGGCTGCGCGGTTTCGCCGACTACCAGCCCGCGACACCGGTGGTCGACACGGTGCGTGGCCTGCTGAATTCGACCGGGATCGGGACCGGCGCCGGGCTCGCCGTGCTGTGGTGCGCGGGCCTGGCCGCACTCGGATTCGGGGTGGCGAGTGTGGTGTTCGATCGGCTCTCGCGGCGGTAG
- a CDS encoding glycosyltransferase produces MRIAIPLTGTRGDVQPVLALGLELRRRGHDVVLGAPPNLVEFAASAGLSAQACGPDVQQLYSSEEGQRALAAGNTLRLMQLVARQMAEYADRMNREVVEVCAGAELIVASTVTEDRATSVAEAMDVPLVSLHYYPARANGAYPFPGALPPSWVPPAAVNRATWTVAENLRRVVFMRYLNDLRATLGLPKSRAGIAAVMARRRVPEIQIYDPALVPGLPEQWDDRRPFTGFLTLDQATRQAIGELGDAHTNILAWIEAGDAPVFFGFGSMPIADPAAVVAMVHEVSRRLGIRALVGAGWSGMEAAGAQPDSPVRVVGPFAFDLVLPHCAAAVHHGGIGTLFEGLRAGLPTLVCSVSFEQPMWGGQVERLGLGAHMRFTELTTDRLERGVSTLLDPGRRERAARFATTLRTEGAAVRTADIVEAAAR; encoded by the coding sequence GTGAGAATCGCGATCCCGCTGACCGGCACCCGCGGTGATGTGCAACCGGTGCTCGCCCTGGGGCTGGAGTTGCGGCGCCGCGGCCACGACGTGGTGCTCGGGGCACCGCCGAATCTGGTCGAGTTCGCGGCCTCGGCGGGCCTGTCCGCACAGGCCTGCGGGCCCGATGTGCAGCAGCTCTACAGCTCCGAGGAGGGGCAGCGCGCACTCGCGGCGGGCAATACGCTGCGGCTGATGCAGCTGGTCGCGCGGCAGATGGCCGAGTACGCCGACCGGATGAACCGCGAGGTGGTCGAGGTGTGCGCGGGCGCCGAGCTGATCGTGGCCAGTACGGTCACCGAGGACCGGGCGACCTCGGTCGCCGAGGCGATGGACGTTCCCCTGGTCAGCCTGCACTACTACCCGGCGCGGGCCAACGGCGCCTATCCGTTCCCCGGCGCGCTGCCGCCGAGCTGGGTCCCGCCCGCCGCGGTCAACCGCGCCACGTGGACGGTGGCGGAGAATCTGCGCCGCGTCGTGTTCATGCGCTATCTCAACGACCTGCGTGCCACCCTCGGCCTGCCGAAGTCGCGCGCGGGTATCGCCGCCGTCATGGCGCGGCGCCGGGTGCCGGAGATACAGATCTACGATCCGGCGCTGGTACCCGGCTTGCCCGAGCAGTGGGACGACCGCCGGCCCTTCACCGGATTCCTCACCCTCGATCAGGCCACCCGACAGGCGATCGGCGAACTGGGCGATGCCCACACCAACATCCTGGCCTGGATCGAGGCGGGGGACGCGCCGGTGTTCTTCGGATTCGGCAGTATGCCGATCGCCGATCCGGCCGCCGTCGTGGCGATGGTGCACGAGGTCTCGCGCCGGCTCGGCATCCGCGCCCTGGTCGGCGCCGGCTGGAGCGGTATGGAAGCGGCCGGGGCACAGCCGGATTCGCCGGTGCGGGTGGTCGGCCCGTTCGCCTTCGATCTGGTGTTGCCGCACTGCGCGGCCGCGGTGCACCACGGCGGGATCGGCACCCTCTTCGAAGGTTTGCGCGCCGGATTGCCGACGCTGGTGTGCTCGGTGTCGTTCGAGCAGCCGATGTGGGGCGGTCAGGTCGAACGCCTCGGCCTGGGTGCGCATATGCGGTTCACCGAGCTCACGACCGACCGCCTGGAGCGCGGGGTGTCGACGCTGCTCGATCCCGGGCGACGGGAACGCGCGGCGCGGTTCGCGACCACCCTGCGTACCGAGGGCGCCGCGGTCCGGACCGCCGACATCGTCGAGGCGGCCGCCCGGTGA
- a CDS encoding cytochrome P450, with the protein MHIAMFMDYHPTTLGGVQTAVAALRRGLERAGHRVTLFAAPLPGAAAEPDDDVVELAPLAGAVVNGFPMVLPTARNAALIDAAFAARGPIDIVHTHTTYGVAISGMKAARRHRIPLIHTAQSRDDAFIENTAPAPYLSALALRTLHGRFVDHPADRPRRPESRAARHAWHTIVGQGQAADRVIAPTRHFADLMLAHGLSTPIEVVSNGVDDALLDRADRDGDHERRGPLRLIWCGRLSAEKRLLESIEAVRRSPGCTLDVYGDGDLSGRAAAAVADHGLGQRVTLHGRVSQRECLDAMADADALLFPSWGFDTQGMVLLEAIAVGLPVVYCDPDLAESVPVAASVRAGDASPAAIAAAIDALAGDRERLAALRAEMNRHRDSVRQSHRVEEIAEIYRRAGTDSEPAPHPAVPARLSDVPTAPGALPLIGHSLRALRDAPGFVTSLADLGPIVRIRFGRKTGYVLTTPELVREVGLGEAELNRDDLREAIADVAGGSVNVLRGTEHKLRRRMIAPALRQTRLADYAVTAADLADSWSAGLPSGTRVDLMDEAHGLVLDTVSSTLFTAEFSAAARLQIRDNVPWLLSQVILRTALPPQLRRVRLVANARWRYKARQLRSSIGAAITEYRRRDEDFNDVVSALIRHTDPETGARLSDEHIIDEAILMLAGGVGSMASLTGWLWHEVMRRPAVAERLRAELDDVVGPGPVRADHLGKLSYLKQVVSETLRFWGPWISAGNASGPVTVGGLTIPDGTAIMFSPYLVQHDKRHFPNPEAFDPDRWSPDRADDIDKKANLSFGVGRRRCLGDHFALLEITLASAALLARWRPVPDPNYVVRASNRDFVLSPSAIPATLHPR; encoded by the coding sequence GTGCACATAGCCATGTTCATGGACTATCACCCGACGACACTCGGCGGGGTGCAAACCGCGGTCGCGGCACTGCGCCGGGGACTCGAACGTGCCGGGCACCGGGTGACGCTGTTCGCCGCGCCGCTGCCGGGCGCCGCGGCGGAGCCGGACGACGATGTCGTCGAACTCGCGCCACTGGCCGGTGCGGTGGTGAACGGATTCCCGATGGTGCTGCCCACCGCGCGCAACGCCGCCCTGATCGATGCCGCCTTCGCCGCCCGCGGACCGATCGATATCGTGCACACCCACACCACCTACGGGGTGGCCATCTCGGGTATGAAAGCCGCCCGCAGGCATCGCATTCCGCTGATCCACACCGCGCAGAGCCGCGACGACGCCTTCATCGAGAACACCGCGCCGGCGCCGTATCTATCGGCGCTGGCGCTGCGTACCCTGCACGGCCGCTTCGTCGACCATCCCGCGGACAGGCCGCGGCGCCCGGAGAGCCGGGCGGCACGCCACGCCTGGCACACCATCGTGGGCCAGGGCCAGGCGGCCGATCGGGTGATCGCACCGACCCGGCATTTCGCGGATCTGATGCTCGCGCACGGACTCTCCACCCCGATCGAGGTGGTATCCAACGGTGTCGACGACGCGCTGCTCGATCGCGCCGACCGCGACGGGGACCACGAGCGGCGCGGTCCGCTGCGGCTGATCTGGTGCGGACGGCTGTCGGCGGAGAAACGCCTGCTCGAATCCATCGAAGCCGTGCGGCGCAGTCCGGGATGCACGCTCGACGTCTACGGTGACGGCGATCTGTCCGGCCGGGCGGCCGCCGCCGTCGCCGACCACGGTCTCGGGCAGCGGGTCACGCTGCACGGCCGAGTCTCCCAGCGGGAATGCCTCGACGCGATGGCGGACGCCGACGCTCTGCTGTTCCCGTCCTGGGGTTTCGACACCCAGGGCATGGTGCTGCTCGAGGCCATCGCGGTGGGCCTGCCCGTCGTGTATTGCGATCCCGATCTCGCCGAATCGGTTCCGGTGGCGGCCAGTGTGCGGGCCGGCGACGCCTCACCGGCGGCCATCGCGGCCGCCATCGACGCACTGGCCGGCGATCGTGAGCGGCTGGCGGCGCTGCGCGCCGAGATGAACCGGCACCGGGATTCGGTGCGGCAGTCGCATCGCGTCGAGGAGATCGCCGAGATCTACCGGCGGGCCGGTACCGATTCCGAGCCCGCGCCCCATCCCGCCGTCCCGGCGCGGCTGTCGGATGTCCCGACCGCACCGGGCGCCCTGCCGCTGATCGGGCACAGTCTGCGGGCACTGCGTGACGCGCCCGGATTCGTCACCTCGCTCGCCGATCTGGGCCCGATCGTGCGGATCCGGTTCGGCCGCAAGACCGGCTACGTGCTGACGACCCCGGAATTGGTGCGTGAGGTCGGTCTCGGCGAGGCCGAATTGAATCGCGACGACCTGCGCGAGGCGATCGCCGATGTGGCGGGCGGCTCGGTCAATGTGCTGCGCGGTACCGAGCACAAACTGCGCCGCCGGATGATCGCGCCGGCGCTGCGCCAGACCCGGCTGGCGGATTACGCGGTGACCGCGGCCGACTTGGCCGACAGCTGGTCGGCCGGCCTTCCGTCCGGCACCCGGGTCGATCTCATGGACGAGGCGCACGGCCTGGTCCTCGACACCGTGTCCTCGACGCTGTTCACCGCCGAATTCAGCGCCGCGGCGCGCCTGCAGATCCGCGACAACGTGCCGTGGCTACTCAGCCAGGTCATCCTGCGCACCGCGCTGCCGCCTCAGCTCCGGCGAGTTCGACTGGTCGCGAATGCGCGGTGGCGGTACAAGGCCCGGCAACTGCGGTCCTCGATCGGCGCGGCCATCACCGAATATCGCCGCCGCGACGAGGATTTCAACGATGTGGTCTCCGCGCTGATCCGGCACACCGATCCGGAGACCGGGGCACGGCTGTCGGACGAGCACATCATCGACGAGGCCATTCTCATGCTGGCCGGCGGTGTGGGGTCGATGGCCTCGCTGACGGGCTGGCTGTGGCACGAGGTGATGCGCAGGCCCGCGGTCGCCGAACGCCTCCGCGCCGAACTCGACGATGTGGTCGGCCCGGGCCCGGTTCGCGCCGATCACCTCGGCAAACTCTCCTACCTGAAACAGGTTGTCTCGGAGACACTTCGGTTCTGGGGCCCGTGGATCAGCGCCGGCAACGCCTCGGGCCCGGTCACCGTCGGCGGACTCACCATTCCCGACGGCACCGCCATCATGTTCAGCCCGTACCTGGTACAGCACGACAAACGGCACTTCCCCAATCCGGAGGCGTTCGATCCCGACCGCTGGTCACCCGATCGCGCCGACGATATCGACAAGAAGGCCAACCTGTCCTTCGGTGTCGGGCGCCGGCGGTGCCTCGGCGATCACTTCGCACTGCTCGAGATCACCCTCGCCTCGGCGGCCCTGCTGGCCCGCTGGCGTCCGGTGCCCGATCCGAATTACGTCGTGCGGGCCTCCAACCGGGACTTCGTGTTGTCGCCGTCCGCGATTCCGGCGACACTGCACCCCAGGTAA
- a CDS encoding mycothiol transferase → MTSTDLLEDAFGRIKENVHGAVAGLTREELATPLESGANSIAWLIWHLTRVQDDHIADVAGTEQVWTAAGWARRFELPFDDAATGYGDGPQEVAALDGVPAELLLGYHDAVHDRTVDYVRGLTDADLPRIVDTRWDPPVTLGVRLISVVDDDIQHSGQAAFVRGVLLRRR, encoded by the coding sequence ATGACGAGCACCGATCTGCTGGAGGACGCCTTCGGGCGCATCAAGGAGAACGTGCACGGCGCGGTCGCCGGGCTGACCCGGGAGGAGTTGGCCACGCCGCTGGAATCCGGCGCCAACTCCATCGCGTGGCTGATCTGGCATCTGACCCGTGTGCAGGACGACCACATCGCCGATGTCGCGGGTACCGAACAGGTGTGGACCGCGGCCGGGTGGGCGCGCCGCTTCGAACTGCCCTTCGACGACGCCGCCACCGGGTACGGCGACGGTCCGCAGGAGGTGGCGGCGCTCGACGGCGTCCCGGCCGAACTGCTGCTGGGCTATCACGACGCCGTCCACGACCGCACCGTCGACTACGTCCGCGGTCTCACCGACGCCGATCTGCCCCGCATCGTCGACACCCGCTGGGATCCGCCGGTCACCCTGGGCGTGCGGCTGATCAGCGTGGTCGACGACGACATCCAGCACTCCGGGCAGGCGGCGTTCGTGCGCGGAGTGCTGTTGCGGCGTCGTTAG
- a CDS encoding cytochrome P450 has translation MGSPVDSDEVRILLDTAEFAADPHGTYREMRRRYGSLVPIELSPGVPATLVIGYHTALRILNDPEHFPADPRSWQDSVPEDCPVRPMMQWYPNALRNSGNTHLRYRQAYTAAVDGIDLHALHTTVEKIAVPLINGFCESGSADLVSQYAFPLVFEALNRMVGCSAELGQRVATGMAALFDTVNAAWGMEHLSQALMELIHLRRAEPGDDVTSRLAHHPANLSDEEMLYNLISFYGAGIEPQQNLIANTLLLMISDDRFGGGMLGGSLSTRDALDEVLFKDPPMANFSISYPRQPILIDNAWLPAHQPVVISLAACNNDPVIAGGDRTGNRSHLAWSAGPHACPARSVAYLVVQDAIDQLLDALPELRLAVEPSELSWRPGPFHRAMAALPVVFPPSPPLNLV, from the coding sequence ATGGGATCCCCGGTCGATTCCGACGAGGTCCGAATCCTGCTGGACACAGCGGAATTCGCCGCAGACCCACACGGTACCTATCGCGAGATGCGGCGTCGTTACGGTTCGCTGGTGCCGATCGAACTGTCGCCCGGAGTGCCGGCGACGCTGGTGATCGGCTACCACACCGCGCTGCGAATCCTCAACGACCCGGAGCACTTTCCCGCCGACCCGCGGTCCTGGCAGGATTCCGTTCCCGAGGACTGCCCGGTGCGGCCGATGATGCAGTGGTATCCGAACGCCCTGCGCAACTCCGGGAATACGCACCTGCGCTACCGGCAGGCCTATACGGCCGCCGTCGACGGTATCGATCTGCACGCACTGCACACCACGGTCGAGAAGATCGCCGTCCCGCTGATCAACGGATTCTGTGAGTCCGGATCGGCGGATCTGGTATCCCAGTACGCGTTTCCGCTGGTCTTCGAGGCTCTGAACCGGATGGTCGGATGCTCCGCGGAACTGGGCCAGCGCGTCGCCACCGGTATGGCCGCACTGTTCGACACCGTCAACGCGGCCTGGGGGATGGAACATCTGAGCCAGGCGCTGATGGAGCTGATCCATCTGCGCCGCGCCGAACCGGGCGACGACGTCACCTCGCGGCTGGCCCACCATCCGGCCAACCTCAGTGATGAGGAGATGCTCTACAACCTGATCAGCTTCTACGGCGCGGGCATCGAACCGCAGCAGAATCTGATCGCCAACACCCTGCTGCTGATGATCAGCGACGACCGCTTCGGCGGCGGCATGCTCGGCGGCAGCCTGTCCACCCGCGACGCGCTGGACGAGGTGTTGTTCAAGGATCCGCCGATGGCCAACTTCTCCATCAGCTACCCGCGTCAGCCCATCCTGATCGACAACGCCTGGCTGCCGGCCCATCAGCCGGTGGTCATCAGTCTGGCCGCCTGTAACAACGATCCGGTGATCGCGGGCGGCGACCGCACCGGTAATCGCTCCCATCTGGCGTGGAGTGCCGGGCCACATGCCTGTCCGGCCCGTTCGGTGGCCTATCTGGTGGTGCAGGACGCCATCGATCAGCTGCTCGACGCCCTTCCGGAGCTCCGGCTCGCGGTCGAGCCGAGCGAACTGAGCTGGCGCCCCGGGCCGTTCCACCGTGCGATGGCGGCGCTACCGGTCGTCTTCCCCCCATCACCTCCGTTGAATCTGGTCTGA